A single region of the Microthrixaceae bacterium genome encodes:
- a CDS encoding IPT/TIG domain-containing protein, producing MKRSLAITAASVTMLASACITDQALWGSCNPAGDPWGTDGHWVLYCDKGEWVPTMTAQEFVDISSGKNVTIGTLPTKPAPTTTSTTSTSTSTTSTSTTTSTVPVPLPVYASGPLTGAPGDSITWTGTFDNLGDTPEVNFNAFPVEVTASSPTSITFTVPALGFTPPLEADPFVAGDYAVTVNTWGGTSVPQTFTVTAP from the coding sequence ATGAAACGCTCTCTCGCGATTACCGCCGCATCCGTCACCATGCTCGCCAGCGCCTGCATCACCGACCAAGCCCTGTGGGGATCATGCAACCCCGCAGGCGATCCGTGGGGAACCGACGGCCACTGGGTCCTCTACTGCGACAAGGGCGAGTGGGTCCCCACGATGACCGCCCAGGAGTTCGTTGACATCTCCTCCGGCAAGAACGTGACGATCGGAACCCTTCCGACCAAGCCGGCGCCGACCACGACGTCCACCACCTCGACCTCGACGTCCACCACCTCGACCTCGACCACGACCTCGACGGTGCCCGTGCCCTTGCCGGTCTATGCGTCCGGCCCACTTACGGGTGCGCCCGGAGATTCCATCACGTGGACCGGTACCTTCGACAACCTGGGCGATACCCCAGAGGTGAACTTCAACGCATTTCCGGTGGAGGTGACCGCATCGAGCCCGACCAGCATCACGTTCACGGTGCCGGCGCTCGGGTTCACACCCCCCTTGGAGGCAGACCCGTTCGTCGCCGGCGACTACGCGGTCACCGTCAACACGTGGGGCGGGACCAGCGTTCCCCAGACCTTCACTGTCACGGCGCCCTGA